In Lolium rigidum isolate FL_2022 chromosome 3, APGP_CSIRO_Lrig_0.1, whole genome shotgun sequence, the genomic window GAAgacattgcgttatgtgaaaggcacaaagaactacatgctaacatacagaagatctgattccctggaaataagagggtatttagatgcagattttgcgggagataaagatgatagaaaatccacaacTGGATAGGTTTTCACTCTCGCATGGGGGGGGGGCTATTtcatggagaagctccaaacagtcAATAGTTGCATCGTCCACGATGTATGcaaaatttatagcatgttatgaagccacgggatAGACATTATGGTTATAGAAATtcatacccgacttgaaagttgTAAATTGTATTGataaaccactaaagatgtactgcgacaatcAGCCCGCAATATTTTAAggtcacaacaacaagtcgagtaatgctaCGAAACCAATTGAGGTAAAGTATTATGTtatgaaacacaaggtccaggatcacaCTATAATTCTCGAGCATATAAGTACAAaggatatgcttgcggatccgctaacaaaAGGCTTACCACCTAGTGTGTTCAAGGAGCAGTTAGCTGGCATGGGTTTAAGGAAAATCCTTACCATTCCTAGATCATAAGAGACCCAAAAGGAAAATAATTTTGtttcaaaatagaaaaatataTTGTGGATGCCTGATTTTATCGGCAATCGAGCTATGACGgtgaaacatgccctatgtacTGATCCGTGATGAAACGAGTAAAGTAAAAGTATGAAGTTAAAAGTAAAGTTGAGATCAAAGGGGAGAATGTTAGGTTGATCTCCACCACGTCGTACGAGCCCGACGGCTCGACGTGCCCTTTGACCCGCATCctaatcgggggcgcccaaccgatcaatggttggtgggcccctatcGCCGCTCTATATAGAGAGGTGGGGGTCAGACGCACACATTACGAGGTTCGTTGTGCGTGCCAAACACCCCACCGACAACTCCCTACCGATTTAGGGTTAGCGCGTGCCAACGGGAAGCTCCACCGCTGCCACAGCTCGCGCCGTCGCCACCATGTTGACGGCCTCAGGTTCTTCCTCACGGGGAAAAGGTAACCCTCTCATCTCCCTGTCCCTCTCATAGTACATGGCAGATATTCCTATACAGAGATAGTTGTACCCGCATAGGATCTACCCTAGTTGTTCCTAGGTTCCATCATTATTATGAGTTATAGTTGTTTTACTCGTGATGCATCGGCCATTAGGGTAGCTATTAGTTACGTTGTGTTGCATATTACCATACCCTTATTATTATGCAATCGTTGCTGCTAATTGACCACATCACTCCAATGTAGAAGGTTACGATATCAATCTCATGTGTGCAACCAAACATGGGTGATTTACATCAGCCGAGACAAAATGACTTGTGTGTAGCAAAACAAAGAGAGAATAGTTGCCTACTCTAAGCAACTACTGTCTCTATGAGTGAGctagcaaacaaagtaaagaacATGACATGGAGCTCCTTTTGGAGGGGGCAAGCTCTCCCAGTCTCCCCAGGAGTGCCAAAATGACTGCCAAATAACAAACACGCCCTACACGCCCTAGCTTCTTAGCTAGGATTGACCCACGAAAACGTACGCGCAAGCACTGGCGCATGGGACGACGCCGGAAGCGCGGAGGGGCAGCAGGATCCTGTAGGGTTCCATTGAAAATGATATCGAGATATTATGGGATCCTCTCTCCCGTCGACTCGTCCCACCTTACAGGCAATTGAAAAGGTTATCGTGTCTGCAGCCAATTCGCGAGCTCCTTCCCCACGGCCACTGCAAAATTTTAATCTGCCAGTCGTTTCTGGTTGGCTACCACTTTAACCGAGTGTCAACTGTCGCAACTCACATTTCCCTTGTTTTGTGTCCTTCCAAACACGTCGAATATCTTGTGGAGCTAGCAGGCGCTGCGGCGGTAAGTCGTCGAACTGGCCAAATGACCTGTAGTTCGGATTCTCATCGTGGAACCGTTATTGGTAGAGATGTCCTGACGATAGTGGTTGAAAAACTTTTTGTTTAGGACCTGGCACATCTTCGAGATCTGGAAAGTTGTAAGAGAGAGCGAAAGGAATCTCCCGTCAGAGCAGCGACCAACCCCGATGTTGCCCAAAAGAAGACAACTCCCATGAATCTTCTTGTGCCAAAACAGGTAGCAACACCTTGACTGTTGGCTCCACGCGGCTAGCCAGGCAGTACCACTACTGAGTGACATTGCAAAattacaacacatacacacaaggTACATGATTATTATTTGCACGAATGACGATTAAGTACACGAAAAAGATGGGCCTGATTAACAATGATGACACGATAGCAGCATGTATCCACGTAGACACGAATTAGGTAACATGGCAACGCCGGCGCTAGATTAAGTGATCACGCTCTAAGCTACAAACTTCAAACTCGGGGTTGTGCGCTCGGCAAGAACAGTGGCGAGGACGAGGACCATCTCTCTCTCACTACATCAGAAGGCTGCGGATGACAGCCGCCTGTGCGGTGCTCATGTCCGACGTCGCCAGCAGCTCAGACAGCCTCTCGCTCAGGTCGTCGACCTCCCGGTGCAAGCTCCTGATGTAGCTGCACGTCTCCTGCAGCACTCTTGAAGATGGCACCTGAATTGGGAACGAAAGGGAAAAAATGGTCTTCTGTCAGGCAAAGATCATTATAATGTTAGCCCATGCAACAAGTTGAAGCATGGGAAGAGCATGTAATCGTAGGACTGTCTGCCCTGATTCATAGAATATTGAATTCTTTTGGACAAATAATAGAGCATGCAAttgcaagatcatctatttgaccTTACTGATTGAACTGAACGGTGAACACTGGATTGTAATTATCAGACATAAGTGGACACTTTTGTATGCAGAAGACTAGTACAATTTCTTGAGCGAATGACCATTTGCTGCATAAAGTGACAATGCCAACGAATTGTTTCGTACTCTGTCATTTGGCCTTACAACAAATTATTTGATGTAGTTCATTAGTCCCTAGAATATCCAACTCTTGCAGAGAAATAAAACTGACAATTTAGGCCACACCATAACTATCAGATCATCTATTATGCCTTAATGTACCGAAGTGACTGAACGGTGAACACTAGATTCTAGAAGAGTATAATTTCTGAAGCGACCATATGTCATTTGCTGCATAAAATGATAATGCCAGAGAATTAGTACGTACTCTGTCATTGCCCCGGAGGCGCGCTTCAGGGAGGAGGTCCTGCAACTTGGAGACAAGGTCGCTGATTTGCTCGTCAGTGATCCTCGACGAGCCTGACTGCCTCGACCGTGACCTACGGCTCGACATCTTGGCAATGTGAGTGCTAGCAGTTGATGTGGTAAGGTATCGATGTGTACTTCGGAGAGATGGGAGGTCTGTGTTTTCAAGAGAGAGACCAAGGCAGTGAGGGTTTATGGTTGGGGGTGAGACAAGTttgagagatagaaaaggtggaagaCAGGGACGGCGAGGAACTAAGAAGGGGTGTTCGGAGAGAGGGAAGACAAGTGCATGGGAGAAAGAAATGAGTGGCTACTGGTGTGTTAAATAGTGTTAGCTGCAACTAGAGGAAGTGAGCTTCTCATCTACACAGTGCACAACCCAGCCCAAGACTCTGACCTACAGGGACAAAAACTAAACTATGGCCCAGATGACAATCACATGCAAGGCGTATGAGAGAGGGACAGAGAGGCCATACTGAGGAGCTTGTGTGAGTGTTATGCTACTCGTGCATCGCCGCTGCAAGTGGGAGGGAACTTTGAACAACATGAGAAGAAATGCTGGCGCGAGAGACGACTTGGAGGCCAGTACTGTCAGAAGAAAGCACACAGGCCATGTTACTTGAACTACCAAAATATATATTGGTTTATTAGTTTTGCCCCACATTCTATATTCAATCTGTACATGAAAGAAGAACAGTGGCTGTACAGTTACTAGTAGATGGATTTGTGTGCGACTCTCTTTGGACATG contains:
- the LOC124701560 gene encoding transcription factor ILI6 isoform X2 yields the protein MGCGCQMIEETSQHHDTAESDTDCEMSSRRSRSRQSGSSRITDEQISDLVSKLQDLLPEARLRGNDRVPSSRVLQETCSYIRSLHREVDDLSERLSELLATSDMSTAQAAVIRSLLM
- the LOC124701560 gene encoding transcription factor ILI6 isoform X4 codes for the protein MTLLNQIQTVRSRSRQSGSSRITDEQISDLVSKLQDLLPEARLRGNDRVPSSRVLQETCSYIRSLHREVDDLSERLSELLATSDMSTAQAAVIRSLLM
- the LOC124701560 gene encoding transcription factor ILI6 isoform X5, which gives rise to MSSRRSRSRQSGSSRITDEQISDLVSKLQDLLPEARLRGNDRVPSSRVLQETCSYIRSLHREVDDLSERLSELLATSDMSTAQAAVIRSLLM
- the LOC124701560 gene encoding uncharacterized protein LOC124701560 isoform X1, with amino-acid sequence MSKESRTQIHLLVTVQPLFFFHVQIEYRMWGKTNKPIYILVVQVTWPVCFLLTVLASKSSLAPAFLLMLFKVPSHLQRRCTSSITLTQAPQSRSRQSGSSRITDEQISDLVSKLQDLLPEARLRGNDRVPSSRVLQETCSYIRSLHREVDDLSERLSELLATSDMSTAQAAVIRSLLM
- the LOC124701560 gene encoding transcription factor ILI6 isoform X3 — encoded protein: MLFKVPSHLQRRCTSSITLTQAPQSRSRQSGSSRITDEQISDLVSKLQDLLPEARLRGNDRVPSSRVLQETCSYIRSLHREVDDLSERLSELLATSDMSTAQAAVIRSLLM